In Flavobacterium sp. N1736, the following are encoded in one genomic region:
- a CDS encoding tetratricopeptide repeat protein, translating to MKKNTLKYSSALVFLFILIACSTKKNTFLSRNSHALSTKYNILYNGGIGLDKGLKSIQADNQDNFWKMLPIEKMQVDEGFAEEGKTKNPDFEKAETKATKAIQKHSMNIGGREKNSQIDEAYLMLGKARYYDQRFIPALEAFNYILYKYPNSSNIYTAKIWREKTNMRLGNDAIVIKNIKLLLKNTDLNKQTFSDANALLAEAFLNLEERDSAVAKLRIAEEFSRVNEDKARYRFILGQMYQEVGKKDSAFYFYDEVIDMNRKADRKYMMHSYAKKAQMYDYENGNDTIFIETYNKLVKDRENRPYYDVLFYEMGVFYDKRKEQKSALEFYNKSLARKSKDSYLIASTYRNIGDMYFKNTDYTMAAKYYDSTLVKLEPKSREYAFIQKNRKNLDDVIKYEAIAKRNDSIIKVHDLPAPDRKIYFENYIAELKKKDEAKRILEEKEKEKLANIERNTNSDNGPAAVNPNSLGKPSDPNVGSIIPPDGNTTASTFYFYNPTTVAYGKLQFKKMWGSNRTLGTNWRLAAVKAANNAALNDTLSIDPDIANAVKDTIVIEKYTTEFYEKQLPTSQIVMDSIGKERNFAYYQLGLIYKEKFKEYNLASDKLEQLLKNNPEEKLVLPTMYNLYKIYQITNPAKAEAVKAKITGTYPNSRYAQILNKTSEEDLITPDKEYNKWYKLFEEEQFNVVLENIDNLINQYSGDEIVSKYELLKANTLGKVEGLAAYKKGLEAVADNYPNTEEGRNAREILEKQVPGLEKLDFTAVDSKNWKILYLIPANDSQTRKKIEEAIRVFLLVENYERLTTSVDKYNKTYNFVVIHGMKSEGYANDVVGILRDDKKYKIAHKPIIISSDNYKVVQIKKNLDAYLAPKNP from the coding sequence TTGAAAAAGAATACTCTTAAATATAGTTCTGCATTAGTGTTTTTATTTATTTTGATAGCTTGTTCTACCAAGAAAAATACTTTTTTGTCCAGAAACTCGCATGCTTTAAGTACAAAATATAATATTTTGTACAATGGCGGTATTGGTTTAGATAAAGGTTTAAAGTCAATTCAGGCTGATAATCAGGATAATTTCTGGAAGATGCTGCCTATTGAAAAAATGCAGGTTGATGAAGGTTTTGCTGAAGAAGGAAAAACAAAAAATCCTGATTTTGAAAAAGCAGAAACCAAAGCTACAAAAGCCATTCAAAAGCATTCGATGAATATTGGAGGCAGAGAAAAAAACTCCCAAATTGATGAAGCTTATTTAATGTTAGGAAAAGCCAGATACTACGACCAAAGGTTTATTCCGGCTCTGGAAGCGTTCAATTATATTTTATACAAATACCCAAACAGCAGCAATATTTATACGGCAAAAATTTGGCGTGAAAAAACCAATATGCGCCTGGGAAATGACGCTATTGTAATTAAAAACATTAAACTCTTATTAAAAAATACGGATTTAAATAAGCAAACATTTTCAGATGCTAATGCTTTATTGGCGGAGGCTTTTTTAAATTTAGAAGAAAGAGACAGCGCGGTTGCGAAACTTAGAATTGCCGAAGAATTTTCGAGAGTAAATGAAGACAAAGCCCGATACCGTTTTATTCTTGGGCAAATGTATCAGGAAGTTGGAAAAAAAGACAGCGCCTTTTATTTTTATGATGAAGTAATTGATATGAATCGTAAAGCCGACAGAAAATACATGATGCATTCTTATGCAAAAAAGGCTCAAATGTATGATTATGAAAATGGCAATGACACGATATTTATAGAAACCTACAATAAGCTGGTTAAAGATCGTGAGAACAGACCATATTATGATGTTCTTTTTTATGAAATGGGTGTTTTTTATGATAAAAGAAAAGAACAAAAAAGTGCGTTGGAATTCTACAATAAATCGTTGGCAAGAAAATCTAAAGATTCTTATTTAATAGCTTCGACTTATAGAAATATTGGTGACATGTATTTTAAAAATACAGATTATACAATGGCTGCCAAATATTATGACAGTACATTGGTAAAATTAGAACCAAAATCGAGAGAGTACGCTTTTATTCAAAAAAACCGAAAAAATCTGGATGATGTCATTAAATATGAAGCAATTGCAAAACGTAATGACAGTATTATAAAAGTACACGATTTGCCGGCACCGGATCGAAAAATTTATTTTGAAAATTATATCGCTGAGCTGAAAAAGAAAGATGAAGCCAAACGTATTTTAGAAGAAAAAGAAAAGGAAAAATTAGCGAATATAGAACGCAATACAAATTCTGACAATGGACCGGCGGCAGTAAACCCAAATTCGTTAGGAAAACCTTCTGATCCTAATGTTGGCTCAATTATTCCGCCTGACGGAAATACTACTGCAAGCACTTTTTATTTTTATAACCCAACAACTGTTGCGTACGGAAAATTGCAATTTAAAAAAATGTGGGGAAGTAATAGAACTTTAGGTACCAACTGGAGACTGGCAGCTGTAAAAGCGGCAAATAATGCGGCTTTAAATGATACTTTAAGTATTGATCCTGATATAGCAAATGCAGTAAAAGATACGATCGTTATTGAAAAGTATACAACAGAGTTTTATGAAAAGCAGCTTCCAACATCTCAAATTGTAATGGATAGTATTGGTAAGGAACGCAATTTTGCTTATTATCAATTAGGGCTTATTTATAAAGAAAAATTTAAAGAATATAATTTAGCAAGCGATAAACTGGAGCAGTTATTAAAAAACAATCCGGAAGAAAAATTGGTTTTGCCTACAATGTATAATTTGTATAAAATCTACCAGATTACTAATCCTGCGAAAGCCGAAGCTGTAAAAGCAAAAATTACAGGAACGTATCCAAATTCGAGATATGCTCAAATTTTGAATAAAACAAGCGAAGAAGATTTAATTACGCCGGACAAAGAATACAATAAATGGTATAAGTTGTTTGAAGAAGAACAGTTTAATGTTGTTTTAGAAAATATTGATAATTTGATTAACCAATATTCCGGTGATGAAATTGTTTCAAAATATGAATTACTGAAAGCGAATACTTTAGGAAAAGTAGAAGGATTGGCTGCTTATAAAAAAGGTCTTGAAGCAGTTGCAGATAATTATCCGAATACGGAAGAAGGCAGAAATGCCCGTGAAATTCTTGAAAAACAAGTTCCGGGTTTAGAGAAACTTGATTTTACGGCAGTTGATAGTAAAAACTGGAAAATTTTATATTTAATTCCTGCTAACGATTCTCAGACACGTAAAAAAATTGAAGAAGCAATTCGAGTATTTTTGTTAGTTGAAAATTATGAGAGATTAACAACTTCTGTGGACAAGTACAATAAAACCTACAATTTTGTAGTTATCCATGGAATGAAATCGGAAGGTTATGCAAACGATGTTGTGGGAATTTTAAGAGATGATAAAAAATATAAAATTGCACACAAGCCAATTATTATTTCTAGTGACAATTACAAAGTAGTTCAAATCAAGAAAAATCTTGACGCATATTTAGCCCCAAAAAACCCATAA
- a CDS encoding bactofilin family protein encodes MFDKVKKPGTELLGKTNRIVEGTSIIGDIVSKADFRLDGELIGNFTSQGKLVIGATGVVKGEIVCNSADIEGEFQGKIKVLEILNIKASAHIHGEVAVGKLSIEPGAEFTATCTMLANTKEVIVKDGKGAEQKQKE; translated from the coding sequence ATGTTTGATAAAGTAAAAAAACCAGGAACGGAACTTTTAGGAAAAACCAACAGAATTGTTGAAGGAACTTCTATAATAGGAGATATTGTTTCTAAAGCCGATTTTCGGTTAGACGGAGAGTTAATAGGAAACTTTACGTCGCAAGGAAAATTAGTTATTGGAGCAACAGGAGTTGTTAAAGGAGAAATTGTTTGTAATAGCGCAGATATTGAAGGCGAATTTCAAGGCAAAATAAAAGTTTTGGAAATCCTTAATATAAAAGCATCAGCGCATATTCATGGAGAAGTAGCCGTTGGAAAATTGTCTATTGAACCGGGAGCCGAATTTACGGCTACATGTACAATGTTGGCAAATACTAAAGAAGTAATAGTAAAAGATGGAAAAGGAGCCGAACAAAAACAGAAGGAATAA
- a CDS encoding AtpZ/AtpI family protein, which translates to MEKEPNKNRRNKWLPLINIPVQMGIIIFLFSYFGSWLDENHPSPKVYYNTIFVMLGVGLALYNVIRQVNDINKTK; encoded by the coding sequence ATGGAAAAGGAGCCGAACAAAAACAGAAGGAATAAATGGTTGCCGCTCATAAATATTCCTGTTCAAATGGGAATTATTATTTTTTTGTTTTCATATTTTGGATCTTGGTTAGATGAAAATCATCCAAGTCCAAAAGTTTATTATAATACTATTTTCGTTATGCTTGGTGTTGGTCTTGCCTTATACAATGTAATCAGACAGGTAAATGACATTAACAAAACAAAGTAA
- the atpB gene encoding F0F1 ATP synthase subunit A: MVISNRPLKFILAALVACLPASGFANSENDSTHVQTEVAHEEKVVSHDNAEAEHVAQDPKAKVDAFIDHHLQDSHDFVFFSDEKENKHYGFPLPVILIDGGLKIFSSSKLHHGEEVAEVDGNFYKLVHGKIYKTDAAGTITFNEHGHPENEKPLDFSITKNVVSMLFVAVLLFFMFTGLAKSYKKGPIPTGFGRVLEPLIIFIRDEIAVPNIGEKKYRKYMGYLLTVFFFVWMLNLLGMTPLGINVTGNIAITVCLAMFTFIITQFSANKDYWGHIFWMPGVPVPMKIILAPIEVLGTLTKPFALLIRLYANITAGHVVIMSLIAMIFVGKNLAADLPISMGLTLFISVIEVLVAFLQAFIFTMLSSLFIGMAVQDHDHAHHHEDETAII, from the coding sequence ATGGTGATTTCAAACAGACCTCTTAAATTTATTCTTGCAGCTTTAGTAGCTTGTCTTCCGGCATCGGGTTTTGCAAACTCAGAGAATGACTCAACGCATGTACAAACTGAGGTAGCTCATGAAGAGAAAGTAGTTTCGCATGATAATGCTGAAGCAGAACATGTAGCACAGGATCCAAAAGCAAAAGTGGACGCTTTTATTGATCATCACTTACAAGATTCTCATGATTTTGTTTTCTTTTCAGATGAGAAAGAAAATAAACATTATGGTTTTCCATTACCGGTTATTCTTATTGACGGAGGTTTGAAAATTTTCTCGTCTTCAAAATTACACCATGGTGAAGAAGTTGCAGAAGTTGATGGAAATTTCTACAAACTTGTTCACGGTAAAATATACAAAACAGATGCTGCCGGAACAATTACTTTTAATGAGCACGGACATCCTGAAAATGAAAAACCACTGGATTTTTCTATTACAAAAAATGTTGTGTCAATGCTTTTTGTTGCAGTGTTATTATTCTTCATGTTTACAGGTTTAGCAAAATCATATAAAAAAGGACCAATCCCAACAGGATTTGGAAGGGTATTAGAGCCGCTAATTATTTTTATCAGAGACGAAATCGCTGTTCCAAATATTGGTGAGAAAAAATACAGAAAATATATGGGTTACTTATTAACCGTGTTTTTCTTTGTGTGGATGTTAAACTTATTAGGCATGACTCCGCTGGGAATTAACGTTACAGGAAATATTGCCATTACAGTTTGTTTAGCAATGTTTACTTTTATCATTACTCAATTTAGTGCTAACAAAGATTATTGGGGACACATCTTCTGGATGCCGGGAGTTCCTGTACCAATGAAAATTATCCTTGCACCAATCGAGGTGTTAGGAACACTAACAAAACCATTTGCATTATTAATTCGTTTGTATGCAAATATCACTGCGGGTCACGTAGTAATTATGAGTTTAATTGCAATGATTTTTGTTGGAAAAAATTTAGCTGCAGATTTGCCAATCTCTATGGGATTAACATTATTTATTTCTGTTATCGAAGTTTTGGTTGCATTCTTACAAGCATTCATTTTTACAATGTTATCATCATTATTTATTGGTATGGCTGTTCAGGATCATGATCATGCACACCACCATGAAGATGAAACAGCAATTATTTAA
- the atpE gene encoding ATP synthase F0 subunit C has protein sequence MGTIPTLVGAGLVVIGAGLGLGKIGGSAMDAIARQPEAAGKIQTAMIIIAALLEGLAFAALILGK, from the coding sequence ATGGGAACAATTCCAACTTTAGTAGGTGCAGGTTTAGTAGTAATCGGTGCAGGTTTAGGTTTAGGTAAAATCGGTGGATCTGCTATGGACGCGATTGCTCGTCAGCCAGAAGCTGCTGGTAAAATTCAAACTGCGATGATTATTATCGCGGCTTTATTAGAAGGTTTAGCATTTGCTGCTTTAATCTTAGGAAAATAA
- a CDS encoding F0F1 ATP synthase subunit B has translation MDKLINDFSFGLFFWQALILLVLILLLVKFAWKPIMQSITDREEGIKDALLSAENAKREMENLQADNQRILNEARAERDAMLKEAREMKEKMIADSKNEAQVQGQKMIEQAKAAIENEKNAAMAELKLQVSTLSLSIAEKLLKDELSNKESQTKLVEKMLGDVKLN, from the coding sequence ATGGATAAGTTAATTAACGATTTTTCATTCGGTTTATTCTTTTGGCAAGCTTTAATCTTGTTGGTTTTAATTTTACTTTTAGTAAAATTTGCCTGGAAACCTATCATGCAATCTATCACAGATAGAGAAGAAGGTATTAAAGATGCATTACTTTCTGCTGAAAATGCAAAGAGAGAAATGGAAAACTTGCAAGCTGATAATCAAAGAATTTTGAATGAAGCTCGTGCTGAACGTGACGCGATGCTAAAAGAAGCTCGTGAAATGAAAGAGAAAATGATAGCTGATTCTAAAAACGAAGCACAGGTGCAAGGTCAAAAAATGATCGAGCAGGCAAAAGCTGCTATCGAAAATGAAAAAAATGCTGCTATGGCCGAATTGAAATTACAAGTTTCAACTTTATCATTAAGCATTGCTGAAAAATTGTTGAAAGATGAATTATCTAACAAAGAATCTCAAACTAAATTAGTGGAGAAAATGTTAGGTGACGTAAAGTTAAACTAA
- the atpH gene encoding ATP synthase F1 subunit delta, with product MASTRAAIRYAKAILDLANSKGVAEVVNNDMKSIASAIETNEELSTFIQNPTTKVEVKQSALLEVFADVNGVTKGLFHLLFENKRFEILEAIALEYKKLFDINNGVEVATVTTAIAMDAALEAKVLAKIATLSDKKITIENIVDPSIIGGFILRIGDNQYNASVANRLQVLKRELSN from the coding sequence ATGGCAAGTACAAGAGCAGCAATTCGTTATGCAAAAGCAATTCTGGACTTAGCAAACTCTAAAGGTGTTGCCGAAGTTGTCAATAACGACATGAAATCAATTGCATCAGCAATTGAAACAAATGAAGAATTGAGTACGTTTATTCAAAACCCAACTACAAAAGTTGAAGTGAAACAAAGTGCTCTTTTAGAAGTTTTTGCAGATGTAAATGGAGTAACTAAAGGTTTATTTCATTTATTATTTGAAAATAAAAGATTCGAAATTTTAGAAGCAATTGCTTTAGAATATAAAAAATTATTTGACATAAATAATGGAGTTGAAGTAGCAACAGTTACTACAGCAATTGCAATGGATGCTGCATTAGAAGCTAAAGTTTTGGCGAAAATTGCAACATTGTCAGATAAAAAAATAACAATTGAAAATATCGTAGATCCATCAATTATTGGAGGATTTATTTTAAGAATAGGTGATAATCAATACAATGCTTCTGTTGCAAACAGATTGCAGGTATTAAAAAGAGAGTTAAGTAATTAG
- the atpA gene encoding F0F1 ATP synthase subunit alpha, translated as MAEIKPAEISAILRKQVEGFESGATLEEVGTVLQVGDGIARIYGLSNVQYGELVEFDNGLEAIVLNLEEDNVGVVLLGPSTGIKEGSTAKRTQRIASLKVGEQMVGRVVNTLGFPIDGKGPIGGDLYEMPLERKAPGVIFRQPVTEPLQTGVKAVDAMIPVGRGQRELVIGDRQTGKSTVCIDTILNQKEFYDAGKPVFCIYVAIGQKASTVAGIAKMLEEKGAMAYTVIVAANASDPAPMQVYAPFAGAAIGEYFRDSGRPALIVYDDLSKQAVAYREVSLLLRRPPGREAYPGDVFYLHSRLLERACKVIADDGIAKNMNDLPDSIKSIVKGGGSLTALPIIETQAGDVSAYIPTNVISITDGQIFLDGDLFNSGVRPAINVGISVSRVGGNAQIKSMKKVSGTLKLDQAQFRELEAFAKFGSDLDSVTLNVIEKGKRNVEILKQGLNDPYPVENQVAIIYAGSKNLLRNVPVNKVKEFEADFLAYLNSKHKDTLNALKAGKLDDNITDVIEKAAKEISAKYI; from the coding sequence ATGGCGGAAATCAAACCTGCTGAAATTTCAGCAATATTAAGAAAGCAAGTAGAAGGTTTTGAATCTGGTGCTACGCTAGAAGAAGTAGGAACAGTACTTCAAGTTGGAGACGGTATTGCTCGTATTTACGGGCTATCGAATGTACAATATGGTGAGTTAGTTGAATTTGATAACGGACTTGAAGCTATTGTATTGAACCTTGAAGAAGATAATGTTGGTGTGGTACTTTTAGGACCATCAACAGGAATCAAAGAAGGATCAACAGCAAAAAGAACACAACGTATCGCTTCTCTTAAAGTAGGTGAGCAAATGGTAGGACGTGTAGTAAACACTCTTGGTTTTCCAATTGATGGAAAAGGACCAATTGGCGGAGACTTATACGAAATGCCTTTAGAAAGAAAAGCTCCTGGAGTTATCTTCCGTCAGCCAGTTACTGAGCCATTACAAACTGGAGTAAAAGCAGTTGATGCTATGATCCCGGTTGGTCGTGGACAACGTGAGCTTGTTATTGGTGACCGTCAAACAGGTAAATCTACTGTTTGTATCGATACAATCTTAAATCAAAAAGAATTTTACGATGCAGGAAAACCTGTATTTTGTATATATGTTGCAATTGGGCAAAAAGCTTCAACTGTAGCAGGAATCGCTAAAATGTTAGAAGAAAAAGGAGCAATGGCTTATACCGTTATTGTTGCAGCAAACGCTTCTGACCCAGCTCCAATGCAAGTTTATGCTCCTTTCGCAGGTGCTGCAATTGGAGAATATTTTAGAGATTCAGGTCGTCCGGCTTTAATTGTTTATGATGATTTATCTAAACAAGCTGTTGCTTACCGTGAAGTTTCTCTTTTATTAAGAAGACCACCGGGACGTGAAGCATATCCTGGAGACGTTTTCTACTTACACTCTCGTTTATTAGAGCGTGCTTGTAAAGTAATTGCTGATGACGGAATTGCTAAAAACATGAACGATTTACCAGATTCTATCAAGTCTATCGTAAAAGGTGGCGGTTCATTAACTGCATTGCCAATTATCGAAACTCAGGCTGGTGACGTTTCTGCATATATCCCAACAAACGTAATTTCGATTACAGATGGTCAGATTTTCCTTGATGGAGATTTGTTCAACTCTGGAGTTCGTCCTGCTATTAACGTAGGTATCTCTGTATCTCGTGTTGGAGGTAATGCTCAAATTAAATCAATGAAAAAAGTTTCTGGAACTTTAAAATTAGATCAGGCTCAATTCCGTGAATTAGAAGCTTTCGCTAAATTTGGTTCTGATTTAGATTCAGTTACTTTAAATGTAATTGAAAAAGGAAAAAGAAACGTTGAAATCTTGAAACAAGGTTTAAATGATCCTTATCCTGTTGAAAATCAAGTTGCAATTATTTACGCTGGTTCTAAAAACTTATTGAGAAACGTTCCTGTAAATAAAGTAAAAGAATTTGAAGCAGATTTCTTAGCTTACTTAAACAGCAAACATAAAGATACGCTTAACGCGTTGAAAGCTGGTAAGTTAGATGACAACATTACTGATGTTATCGAAAAAGCAGCAAAAGAAATTTCAGCAAAATATATCTAA
- the atpG gene encoding ATP synthase F1 subunit gamma, whose translation MANLKEIRNRITSVSSTMQITSAMKMVSAAKLKKAQDAITAMRPYAEKLTELLQNLSATLDGEVGGDYTTQREVKKVLLVAITSNRGLCGAFNANIIKEVKNRAAFYAGKQVDVFPIGKKGNDALSKSFKAHGHHNAIFDHLTFENVAGIADNLTEKFLSGEYDRIELIYNQFKNAATQIVQTEQFLPLAPIKSDVPVSTGDYIFEPSKEEIVLTLIPKSLKTQLYKGIRDSFASEHGARMTAMHKATDNATELRNQLKLTYNKARQAAITNEILEIVGGAEALNG comes from the coding sequence ATGGCAAATTTAAAGGAAATCCGTAATAGAATTACTTCCGTTTCATCGACGATGCAAATTACATCGGCAATGAAAATGGTTTCTGCAGCAAAGCTTAAGAAAGCACAAGATGCGATCACTGCGATGCGTCCTTATGCCGAGAAATTAACGGAGTTGTTGCAAAACCTTTCTGCTACACTTGATGGTGAAGTTGGAGGTGATTATACAACACAACGTGAAGTAAAAAAAGTATTGCTTGTAGCTATAACTTCAAACAGAGGTTTATGTGGTGCATTTAATGCAAATATTATTAAAGAAGTTAAAAATCGTGCTGCTTTTTATGCAGGAAAACAAGTTGATGTTTTTCCTATTGGTAAAAAAGGAAATGATGCACTAAGTAAATCTTTTAAAGCACACGGTCACCATAATGCAATTTTTGATCATTTAACTTTTGAAAATGTTGCTGGAATTGCTGATAATCTTACTGAAAAATTCTTATCAGGAGAATATGACAGAATTGAATTAATCTACAATCAATTTAAAAATGCTGCGACACAAATCGTTCAAACAGAACAATTTTTGCCTTTAGCGCCAATTAAATCTGATGTACCGGTTTCTACTGGAGATTATATTTTCGAACCTTCAAAAGAAGAAATTGTATTGACTTTGATTCCAAAATCATTGAAAACACAATTGTATAAAGGTATTCGCGATTCATTTGCTTCAGAACACGGAGCGCGTATGACAGCTATGCACAAAGCAACTGACAACGCAACTGAATTGAGAAACCAATTGAAATTGACTTACAATAAAGCACGTCAGGCCGCAATTACTAATGAGATCTTAGAGATCGTTGGTGGAGCAGAAGCTTTGAACGGATAA